A region of Myxococcales bacterium DNA encodes the following proteins:
- a CDS encoding AraC family transcriptional regulator ligand-binding domain-containing protein: MHTTSSVLIRELVERLEAAGLSRGAIEVQVGAQVPAWGDPDARWPLTSFAALTRLATDELGDPALGLHVAETLPAERQHVVARIVQSAGTFREAAAAWARYASLVSTADRLRPEDRGARFRLCYAPLADAPAVPFLHEHYLVLSRRLLALLGAGEANVSFELATRAPPYAAEVHRVLGPSVRFGATSTAVELDAAAADAPLPHADPYLGAVLRVAADHWLGGVAPPAAAVTVGAQVLDALDALDALDGAALRGRIADALDLSEKSLQRRLQQEGVTFKELLDRHRRARALAWIADGKPTVEVAWRLGFSEIAAFTRAFRRWSGSTVVHYRRATRSGALPTRAPRRG, from the coding sequence GTGCACACCACGTCGTCGGTGCTCATCCGCGAGCTGGTCGAGCGCCTCGAGGCGGCGGGGTTGTCGCGGGGCGCGATCGAGGTGCAGGTGGGGGCGCAGGTCCCCGCGTGGGGCGATCCGGACGCCCGCTGGCCGCTCACCTCGTTCGCCGCGCTGACGCGCCTCGCGACCGACGAGCTCGGCGACCCGGCGCTCGGCCTGCACGTGGCCGAGACGCTGCCGGCCGAGCGGCAGCACGTGGTCGCGAGGATCGTGCAGTCCGCGGGCACGTTTCGCGAGGCGGCCGCCGCGTGGGCGAGGTACGCGTCGCTCGTGTCGACGGCCGATCGGCTCCGCCCGGAGGACCGCGGCGCGCGGTTCCGGCTGTGTTACGCGCCGCTCGCCGACGCGCCCGCCGTGCCGTTCCTCCACGAGCACTACCTCGTGCTCTCGCGGCGCCTCCTCGCGCTGCTGGGCGCCGGCGAAGCGAACGTCTCGTTCGAGCTCGCGACGCGGGCCCCACCCTACGCCGCCGAGGTCCATCGCGTGCTCGGCCCGAGCGTGAGGTTCGGCGCTACCTCTACCGCCGTCGAGCTCGACGCCGCGGCCGCGGACGCGCCGCTTCCCCACGCAGATCCCTACCTGGGCGCGGTGCTGCGCGTGGCCGCCGACCACTGGCTCGGCGGGGTCGCCCCTCCGGCGGCGGCCGTGACGGTCGGCGCCCAGGTGCTCGACGCGCTCGACGCGCTCGACGCGCTCGACGGCGCGGCGCTGCGTGGTCGCATCGCCGACGCGCTCGACTTGTCCGAGAAGTCGCTCCAGCGGCGGCTCCAGCAGGAGGGCGTCACGTTCAAGGAGCTGCTCGACCGGCACCGCCGAGCGCGGGCGCTCGCCTGGATCGCCGATGGGAAGCCAACGGTGGAGGTGGCCTGGCGCCTCGGCTTCTCGGAGATCGCGGCGTTCACCCGGGCGTTTCGGCGCTGGAGCGGGTCGACCGTGGTCCACTATCGGCGCGCCACGCGCAGCGGCGCCCTCCCGACACGCGCCCCGAGGCGCGGATGA
- a CDS encoding sterol desaturase family protein codes for MWKLYVLVAVVVLGVLEGWRTRGDTWRRSRRDWTVELLCAGLLPGAVVPLVTYAVAGALSHAAPGGRGALAWLPWPLMVGAFLLVDDLTQYLWHRLSHTSPLLWRLHRAHHAAPKMGVAVTFRNNLFYYAMMPGLWLSPVMVYLGMGEVYPWYAFFKMLVVVGAHSELRYDRVLWRHRATRPIAWILERLLSTPATHFAHHGLDATDPGTHYRGNFGNMLFVWDLLFGTAKITRIYPKSFGIEGEPEMSWPTQLVWPLAAEPHAAPPEPAVDLVEVGASERGSSSRPSGLTA; via the coding sequence ATGTGGAAGCTCTACGTTCTGGTGGCGGTCGTCGTGCTCGGTGTGCTCGAGGGCTGGCGCACGCGAGGCGACACGTGGAGGCGCTCGCGCCGCGACTGGACCGTCGAGCTGCTCTGCGCGGGGTTGCTCCCTGGGGCGGTCGTGCCGCTGGTCACCTACGCCGTCGCGGGCGCGCTGTCCCACGCGGCGCCCGGCGGTCGTGGCGCCCTCGCGTGGCTCCCGTGGCCCCTGATGGTGGGCGCGTTCCTCCTGGTCGACGACCTCACGCAGTACCTGTGGCATCGCCTGTCGCACACGAGCCCCCTGCTCTGGCGCCTGCATCGCGCGCACCACGCGGCGCCCAAGATGGGTGTCGCGGTCACGTTTCGCAACAACCTATTTTACTATGCCATGATGCCCGGGCTCTGGCTCTCCCCGGTGATGGTCTATCTTGGCATGGGCGAGGTGTATCCATGGTATGCCTTCTTCAAGATGCTCGTCGTCGTCGGCGCGCACAGCGAGCTCCGCTACGACCGAGTGCTCTGGCGGCACCGCGCCACCCGGCCCATCGCCTGGATCCTCGAGCGGCTGCTCTCCACGCCCGCCACGCACTTCGCCCACCACGGCCTCGACGCGACCGATCCCGGCACTCACTACCGAGGCAACTTCGGCAACATGCTGTTCGTCTGGGACCTGTTGTTCGGTACTGCCAAGATCACGCGTATCTACCCGAAGTCGTTCGGTATCGAGGGCGAGCCGGAGATGTCCTGGCCCACCCAGCTCGTCTGGCCACTTGCGGCGGAGCCCCACGCGGCGCCGCCGGAGCCCGCCGTCGACCTGGTCGAGGTGGGTGCGAGCGAGCGGGGCTCGTCGTCGCGTCCCAGCGGCCTCACAGCGTGA